A single window of Triplophysa dalaica isolate WHDGS20190420 chromosome 14, ASM1584641v1, whole genome shotgun sequence DNA harbors:
- the LOC130435763 gene encoding uncharacterized protein LOC130435763 isoform X2, translating into MLADEICVKMEKERSRTKERLEISLEWLCELDILKQRQESLVLGALALGDTVPGCPAWGDVCPARTSREHEQLTLRRQLNRLQGAPSLLMLELQQQLSELRLDTGFSCEQNTEDELDSPSAASSGFYDQSECLSPPLRTCSTPNLSMSCHRPRSVDAYMLDWEAHMDPTIQPTLPRSFSAPYPPLENIAEGIEEEEEDDESTQWDTDHLVEVESMADENDSLTPELSLNTDDEGKTDDGPTEEDIQQAMRVEAYILNLLQRRHLTTTPKLNSDVTQWHTYPPSYPDLQHDQPDWPEWGVFSEDENQDEGQDGYYTTLPDTQAGPTSLESEELESSLETDQYGAADISSSNDEIDSPQHRPGYYKHRPVMSDTMKPHVHSCCNQTCSAPESREQLLPSQDRAVLRSQARRDSGERWTSGSKRHINTTVRSQSEDSSSSQGWPAHAENKYYTVGKDTARHTGDKSYTSDQRLWCSSVDLSQEENEDAHEIRHGLHNHTCVQFVKKDHRAGKGLARAVEPTDGSDSSLSGTFSPGTSSLSSDSDESGGLVWPQQLPPRLPPSSSSSSLNPSSSVVKIKASHALKKKIMRFRSGSLKLMTTV; encoded by the exons atgttagcagatgag ATTTGTGTGAAGATGGAAAAAGAGCGCAGTCGGACTAAAGAGCGTCTGGAGATCAGTTTGGAGTGGCTGTGTGAGCTCGACATATTGAAGCAGCGGCAGGAGAGCCTGGTGCTGGGCGCTCTGGCGCTCGGGGATACAGTGCCGGGGTGCCCGGCGTGGGGTGATGTTTGTCCGGCCCGCACCAGCAGAGAGCACGAGCAGCTGACTTTAAGACGACAGCTG AACCGGCTCCAAGGCGCCCCCAGCCTGCTGATGCTGGAATTGCAACAACAGCTCAGTGAGCTCAGGCTGGATACAGGATTCAGCTGTGAGCAGAATACAGAAGATGAACTGGACAGCCCCAGTGCAGCCAGCTCAG GATTTTATGATCAAAGTGAGTGCCTGTCTCCTCCACTGCGCACTTGTTCCACTCCAAACCTCTCCATGTCCTGTCACAGACCCAGATCTGTGG ATGCCTACATGCTGGACTGGGAGGCTCACATGGACCCCACGATACAACCCACCCTGCCCCGTTCATTTTCTGCCCCGTACCCCCCTTTAGAGAATATCGCCGAGGGAAtagaggaggaagaagaggacgATGAAAGCACTCAGTGGGATACGGATCATCTTGTGGAAGTCGAGTCCATGGCTGACGAGAACGACAGCCTCACGCCCGAGCTGAGCCtaaacacagatgatgaaggAAAAACAGACGATGGCCCGACAGAAGAGGACATCCAGCAGGCCATGCGTGTGGAGGCATACATTCTGAATCTCCTTCAGCGTCGACACCTCACAACGACACCCAAACTCAACTCGGATGTCACTCAGTGGCACACATACCCGCCCAGCTACCCAGACCTTCAACACGATCAGCCAGACTGGCCCGAATGGGGAGTCTTCTCAGAGGATGAGAACCAGGATGAGGGACAGGACGGATATTACACGACCCTTCCTGACACCCAGGCTGGACCAACTTCTCTGGAGAGCGAGGAGCTTGAATCCTCCTTAGAGACGGATCAGTATGGAGCAGCGGATATCAGCTCCAGCAACGATGAGATTGACTCACCACAGCATCGACCGGGTTATTATAAACACCGGCCTGTTATGTCAGACACCATGAAACCGCACGTTCACTCCTGCTGCAATCAAACCTGCTCAGCCCCGGAGTCCCGTGAGCAACTCCTTCCTTCACAAGACCGGGCTGTTCTTCGCTCTCAAGCTAGAAGGGATTCAGGAGAAAGGTGGACGTCCGGATCAAAACGACACATCAACACAACCGTCCGCTCTCAGTCTGAAGATAGTTCCTCTTCTCAAGGATGGCCCGCCCATGCAGAGAACAAATATTACACAGTGGGAAAAGACACTGCAAGGCATACCGGCGACAAATCTTACACATCCGATCAGCGACTGTGGTGCTCCTCAGTGGATCTCAGTCAGGAAGAGAACGAGGATGCGCATGAGATCAGACACGGTTTACACAACCACACTTGCGTTCAGTTCGTGAAGAAGGACCACAGGGCTGGGAAGGGGTTGGCGAGAGCCGTTGAGCCCACCGATGGTTCCGACTCCAGCCTGAGTGGGACTTTCTCCCCGGGGACCAGTTCGTTGTCTAGCGACTCAGATGAGAGCGGTGGGCTGGTCTGGCCCCAGCAGTTGCCTCCTCGCTTGCCCCCGTCTTCATCCTCTTCCTCTCTGAATCCCTCCAGTTCTGTGGTGAAGATTAAAGCTTCGCACGcactgaaaaagaaaatcatgcGTTTTCGCTCTGGCTCCCTTAAACTCATGACCACTGTCTGA
- the LOC130435763 gene encoding uncharacterized protein LOC130435763 isoform X3 has translation MLADENRLQGAPSLLMLELQQQLSELRLDTGFSCEQNTEDELDSPSAASSGFYDQSECLSPPLRTCSTPNLSMSCHRPRSVDAYMLDWEAHMDPTIQPTLPRSFSAPYPPLENIAEGIEEEEEDDESTQWDTDHLVEVESMADENDSLTPELSLNTDDEGKTDDGPTEEDIQQAMRVEAYILNLLQRRHLTTTPKLNSDVTQWHTYPPSYPDLQHDQPDWPEWGVFSEDENQDEGQDGYYTTLPDTQAGPTSLESEELESSLETDQYGAADISSSNDEIDSPQHRPGYYKHRPVMSDTMKPHVHSCCNQTCSAPESREQLLPSQDRAVLRSQARRDSGERWTSGSKRHINTTVRSQSEDSSSSQGWPAHAENKYYTVGKDTARHTGDKSYTSDQRLWCSSVDLSQEENEDAHEIRHGLHNHTCVQFVKKDHRAGKGLARAVEPTDGSDSSLSGTFSPGTSSLSSDSDESGGLVWPQQLPPRLPPSSSSSSLNPSSSVVKIKASHALKKKIMRFRSGSLKLMTTV, from the exons atgttagcagatgag AACCGGCTCCAAGGCGCCCCCAGCCTGCTGATGCTGGAATTGCAACAACAGCTCAGTGAGCTCAGGCTGGATACAGGATTCAGCTGTGAGCAGAATACAGAAGATGAACTGGACAGCCCCAGTGCAGCCAGCTCAG GATTTTATGATCAAAGTGAGTGCCTGTCTCCTCCACTGCGCACTTGTTCCACTCCAAACCTCTCCATGTCCTGTCACAGACCCAGATCTGTGG ATGCCTACATGCTGGACTGGGAGGCTCACATGGACCCCACGATACAACCCACCCTGCCCCGTTCATTTTCTGCCCCGTACCCCCCTTTAGAGAATATCGCCGAGGGAAtagaggaggaagaagaggacgATGAAAGCACTCAGTGGGATACGGATCATCTTGTGGAAGTCGAGTCCATGGCTGACGAGAACGACAGCCTCACGCCCGAGCTGAGCCtaaacacagatgatgaaggAAAAACAGACGATGGCCCGACAGAAGAGGACATCCAGCAGGCCATGCGTGTGGAGGCATACATTCTGAATCTCCTTCAGCGTCGACACCTCACAACGACACCCAAACTCAACTCGGATGTCACTCAGTGGCACACATACCCGCCCAGCTACCCAGACCTTCAACACGATCAGCCAGACTGGCCCGAATGGGGAGTCTTCTCAGAGGATGAGAACCAGGATGAGGGACAGGACGGATATTACACGACCCTTCCTGACACCCAGGCTGGACCAACTTCTCTGGAGAGCGAGGAGCTTGAATCCTCCTTAGAGACGGATCAGTATGGAGCAGCGGATATCAGCTCCAGCAACGATGAGATTGACTCACCACAGCATCGACCGGGTTATTATAAACACCGGCCTGTTATGTCAGACACCATGAAACCGCACGTTCACTCCTGCTGCAATCAAACCTGCTCAGCCCCGGAGTCCCGTGAGCAACTCCTTCCTTCACAAGACCGGGCTGTTCTTCGCTCTCAAGCTAGAAGGGATTCAGGAGAAAGGTGGACGTCCGGATCAAAACGACACATCAACACAACCGTCCGCTCTCAGTCTGAAGATAGTTCCTCTTCTCAAGGATGGCCCGCCCATGCAGAGAACAAATATTACACAGTGGGAAAAGACACTGCAAGGCATACCGGCGACAAATCTTACACATCCGATCAGCGACTGTGGTGCTCCTCAGTGGATCTCAGTCAGGAAGAGAACGAGGATGCGCATGAGATCAGACACGGTTTACACAACCACACTTGCGTTCAGTTCGTGAAGAAGGACCACAGGGCTGGGAAGGGGTTGGCGAGAGCCGTTGAGCCCACCGATGGTTCCGACTCCAGCCTGAGTGGGACTTTCTCCCCGGGGACCAGTTCGTTGTCTAGCGACTCAGATGAGAGCGGTGGGCTGGTCTGGCCCCAGCAGTTGCCTCCTCGCTTGCCCCCGTCTTCATCCTCTTCCTCTCTGAATCCCTCCAGTTCTGTGGTGAAGATTAAAGCTTCGCACGcactgaaaaagaaaatcatgcGTTTTCGCTCTGGCTCCCTTAAACTCATGACCACTGTCTGA
- the LOC130435763 gene encoding uncharacterized protein LOC130435763 isoform X1 yields MVTYLFLENVRIFRNSSDNYEVELRCYLSVDSFSVPVAQWLEHWICVKMEKERSRTKERLEISLEWLCELDILKQRQESLVLGALALGDTVPGCPAWGDVCPARTSREHEQLTLRRQLNRLQGAPSLLMLELQQQLSELRLDTGFSCEQNTEDELDSPSAASSGFYDQSECLSPPLRTCSTPNLSMSCHRPRSVDAYMLDWEAHMDPTIQPTLPRSFSAPYPPLENIAEGIEEEEEDDESTQWDTDHLVEVESMADENDSLTPELSLNTDDEGKTDDGPTEEDIQQAMRVEAYILNLLQRRHLTTTPKLNSDVTQWHTYPPSYPDLQHDQPDWPEWGVFSEDENQDEGQDGYYTTLPDTQAGPTSLESEELESSLETDQYGAADISSSNDEIDSPQHRPGYYKHRPVMSDTMKPHVHSCCNQTCSAPESREQLLPSQDRAVLRSQARRDSGERWTSGSKRHINTTVRSQSEDSSSSQGWPAHAENKYYTVGKDTARHTGDKSYTSDQRLWCSSVDLSQEENEDAHEIRHGLHNHTCVQFVKKDHRAGKGLARAVEPTDGSDSSLSGTFSPGTSSLSSDSDESGGLVWPQQLPPRLPPSSSSSSLNPSSSVVKIKASHALKKKIMRFRSGSLKLMTTV; encoded by the exons ATGGTCACTTATTTGTTCCTTGAAAATGTTCGGATTTTCCGTAACAGTTCGGACAATTATGAAGTTGAACTGAGATGCTATTTGTCAGTGGACTCTTTCTCtgttcctgtggctcagtggttggaGCATTGG ATTTGTGTGAAGATGGAAAAAGAGCGCAGTCGGACTAAAGAGCGTCTGGAGATCAGTTTGGAGTGGCTGTGTGAGCTCGACATATTGAAGCAGCGGCAGGAGAGCCTGGTGCTGGGCGCTCTGGCGCTCGGGGATACAGTGCCGGGGTGCCCGGCGTGGGGTGATGTTTGTCCGGCCCGCACCAGCAGAGAGCACGAGCAGCTGACTTTAAGACGACAGCTG AACCGGCTCCAAGGCGCCCCCAGCCTGCTGATGCTGGAATTGCAACAACAGCTCAGTGAGCTCAGGCTGGATACAGGATTCAGCTGTGAGCAGAATACAGAAGATGAACTGGACAGCCCCAGTGCAGCCAGCTCAG GATTTTATGATCAAAGTGAGTGCCTGTCTCCTCCACTGCGCACTTGTTCCACTCCAAACCTCTCCATGTCCTGTCACAGACCCAGATCTGTGG ATGCCTACATGCTGGACTGGGAGGCTCACATGGACCCCACGATACAACCCACCCTGCCCCGTTCATTTTCTGCCCCGTACCCCCCTTTAGAGAATATCGCCGAGGGAAtagaggaggaagaagaggacgATGAAAGCACTCAGTGGGATACGGATCATCTTGTGGAAGTCGAGTCCATGGCTGACGAGAACGACAGCCTCACGCCCGAGCTGAGCCtaaacacagatgatgaaggAAAAACAGACGATGGCCCGACAGAAGAGGACATCCAGCAGGCCATGCGTGTGGAGGCATACATTCTGAATCTCCTTCAGCGTCGACACCTCACAACGACACCCAAACTCAACTCGGATGTCACTCAGTGGCACACATACCCGCCCAGCTACCCAGACCTTCAACACGATCAGCCAGACTGGCCCGAATGGGGAGTCTTCTCAGAGGATGAGAACCAGGATGAGGGACAGGACGGATATTACACGACCCTTCCTGACACCCAGGCTGGACCAACTTCTCTGGAGAGCGAGGAGCTTGAATCCTCCTTAGAGACGGATCAGTATGGAGCAGCGGATATCAGCTCCAGCAACGATGAGATTGACTCACCACAGCATCGACCGGGTTATTATAAACACCGGCCTGTTATGTCAGACACCATGAAACCGCACGTTCACTCCTGCTGCAATCAAACCTGCTCAGCCCCGGAGTCCCGTGAGCAACTCCTTCCTTCACAAGACCGGGCTGTTCTTCGCTCTCAAGCTAGAAGGGATTCAGGAGAAAGGTGGACGTCCGGATCAAAACGACACATCAACACAACCGTCCGCTCTCAGTCTGAAGATAGTTCCTCTTCTCAAGGATGGCCCGCCCATGCAGAGAACAAATATTACACAGTGGGAAAAGACACTGCAAGGCATACCGGCGACAAATCTTACACATCCGATCAGCGACTGTGGTGCTCCTCAGTGGATCTCAGTCAGGAAGAGAACGAGGATGCGCATGAGATCAGACACGGTTTACACAACCACACTTGCGTTCAGTTCGTGAAGAAGGACCACAGGGCTGGGAAGGGGTTGGCGAGAGCCGTTGAGCCCACCGATGGTTCCGACTCCAGCCTGAGTGGGACTTTCTCCCCGGGGACCAGTTCGTTGTCTAGCGACTCAGATGAGAGCGGTGGGCTGGTCTGGCCCCAGCAGTTGCCTCCTCGCTTGCCCCCGTCTTCATCCTCTTCCTCTCTGAATCCCTCCAGTTCTGTGGTGAAGATTAAAGCTTCGCACGcactgaaaaagaaaatcatgcGTTTTCGCTCTGGCTCCCTTAAACTCATGACCACTGTCTGA
- the c5ar1 gene encoding C5a anaphylatoxin chemotactic receptor 1, with the protein MEDSDYFIDFNDSDCWSKNCSDLVNLLENEVPVMGPRHWFALICYSIVFLLGVPGNGLVVWVTAFRMPNSVNAQWFLNLAIADLLCCLSLPLLMVPLTQDQHWPFGPLACKILHGLFSMMMYCSVLLLVAISLDRFLLVTKPVWCQNRRNPRIARCVCFAIWVLALLGSSPQFAHMEEIVKIDGKKLCVSVHHSKVGAWAVTVSRSFLSFVLPFMIICVSHWKVYTTTSYRRGQRGNDKSARTLRVILTLVFSFFLCWMPLHIVDLLQLIIYKKSNQLQANLLLGHVLALCLAYINSCMNPLLYVCLGRGFKENLISSLRSVLHFASEAPPTRISMTAISKTTTTDGQTCSEKPL; encoded by the coding sequence ATGGAAGACAGTGACTATTTTATTGACTTTAATGATAGCGACTGTTGGTCTAAAAACTGCTCCGATTTGGTGAATCTCCTTGAAAATGAGGTCCCTGTCATGGGTCCACGCCACTGGTTCGCTCTGATCTGCTACAGCATCGTCTTCCTGCTGGGTGTCCCGGGCAACGGCCTGGTGGTGTGGGTGACGGCATTCAGAATGCCAAACTCGGTCAACGCACAGTGGTTTTTAAACCTGGCCATCGCCGATCTGTTGTGTTGCTTATCTCTGCCTCTGCTGATGGTACCGCTCACACAAGACCAACACTGGCCCTTTGGTCCTCTGGCGTGCAAAATACTACACGGTCTGTTCTCCATGATGATGTACTGCAGCGTTCTGCTCTTGGTTGCGATCAGCTTGGATCGCTTTCTTTTGGTGACCAAACCCGTATGGTGCCAGAACCGGAGAAATCCAAGGATAGCCCGCTGCGTCTGTTTTGCCATTTGGGTGCTGGCTCTCTTGGGTAGCTCTCCACAGTTTGCTCATATGGAGGAAATTGTAAAAATTGATGGTAAAAAATTGTGTGTTAGTGTGCATCATAGCAAAGTTGGGGCCTGGGCTGTGACTGTGTCGCGTAGTTTCCTGTCCTTTGTGTTACCTTTCATGATcatctgtgtcagccactggaAGGTTTACACGACCACAAGCTACAGACGGGGCCAACGTGGCAATGACAAGTCGGCTCGGACACTGCGTGTCATCCTTACTTTGGTGTTTAGCTTCTTTCTGTGCTGGATGCCTCTCCACATCGTGGATCTTCTTCAATtgataatatacaaaaaatcaaATCAGTTACAAGCCAACTTGCTTTTAGGCCACGTGCTAGCACTTTGCTTGGCTTACATTAACAGCTGCATGAATCCTCTGCTCTACGTTTGTCTTGGCCGTGGTTTCAAGGAAAATCTGATAAGCTCTCTGCGTAGCGTGCTCCACTTTGCGTCCGAGGCACCGCCGACTCGAATTAGCATGACTGCAATCAGTAAAACCACCACCACAGATGGACAAACTTGCAGTGAGAAGCCCCTGTGA